The stretch of DNA CCCGGACCTATAATCTCGCCGCACCCCTTAAGGTTGTCGAGGGTCTTGTTACAGGCCTTCTCCAAGGGTGTGTTGAGTGGGAACCCCGTGAAGCGCAGTCGTATTGTCGGAACCGGTTCGTACGTGCCCTCCCGGGTTGTGGACAACGAGGAGGTGGCGGCCCCGCTTGGCTTGGATCCGGGTCAGATTGTGGCGTTAACCGGGATTCGGACCAGGCATTGGGTCGCGCAGAGCCAAGCCTCTTCAGACCTGGCGGTGGTGGCCGGGCAGCGCGCTTGCGAGGCTGCTGGGGTCACATCGGCGTCCGTCGACGCAATTCTCGTCTCAACGACTTCACCCGACAGTGCATTTCCTTCCACGGCTTGCCATGTTCAGCGTGCCTTGGGTGCGAGGCCGGTGATGGCATTCGACTTGTCGGCGTCCTGCTCGGGGTTTCTCTACGGATTATCGATGGCGGATGTCATGATTCGGAGCGGGCAGATTCGCTCCTGTCTCGTCATCGCCGCTGAAGTGAAATCACGGGTTCTCGATCTAAGAGACAAGGACACGGCCATGCTGTTCGGCGATGGTGCCGGTGCGGTGTTGGTCGTGGAGGATGCCTCGGCCCGGCCGGATGCTCCGGGTATCCTCGGTGTGCGACTCTACGCCGACGGCTCGGGCCATGGTCTGATCACGATTCCGGCCGGTGGTTCGCGAAAGCCCGGCGGAGTGGAGACCCTCCGTGCGAACGAACACGTGTTGCGGATGCGAGGGAGCGCCGTGTTCCGCTCCGCGGTGCGTTGCTTGGAGCAAGCAATCCTCGACATCTTGAAGGAGTTCGGGCTTGCGGCCGGCGATGTGACAAGGGTGATCGCCCATCAGGCCAATGCGCGGATTTTGGAGCAATTGCGTCGTCGTCTCGGCCTCTCGCAGGAGGCGGTCTACTCGGTGATTGAACAGTTTGGGAATACATCGTCGGCCTCCCTGCCGATCGCGCTCGACCACGCGGTGCGAGCGCAGCGACTCAAGGCAGGGGATCTGGTGTTGTTGGGCGCATTTGGCGGGGGCTTAACCTGGGCCACAGGAGTGGTACGGTGGTAACCCCTCGCGGCTAGAAAGGACGTTATGTTTGGTCTCATTCCTCGAGAAGAAGCCTTTTTCGATTTGTTCAAGAATGCGGCGCACAACATGATTGAGGGGAGCCGTCTGTTGAAAGACATGACGGAGGATTTTCGCAATCCCGTCGAGAAGGCGAAGCGCATTAAGGACGTCGAGCACATCGGAGATGGCATTACCCACGACATTGCCAGGAAGCTCAATCAGACATTTATCACGCCCATCGATCGAGAGGATATTCATGATCTGGCGAGTGCCCTCGACGATATTTTGGATGTGGTTGAGGCCATCGCCGACCGATTTGTCCTTTATAAGGTGACGGCTCCCACGGAGTCGGCGATCCGGCTGGCGAATGTGTTGTATCAGGCGGCAGTGGAAGTCGGCGCGACGGTGGACTTGTTGGGCAAGTCGCACCAGGCGGTCACGGAATGCAGCGTTCGGGTCAATAGTCTGGAGAATGAAGCCGACCGCATTTCTCGTGATGCGATTTCTCTGCTGTTCGAGAAAGAAACTGACCCGATTGTCGTGATCAAATGGAAAGAGATCTACGAAAACTTCGAAGCAGGGACGGATCGTTGCGAAGATGTCGCCAACATTCTTGAGCGCATCGCCCTCAAGCACACGTGAGCGCCTCCTGCGCCTCTTGCGACACCAATCCACATTATCTTCAAGGGTAGGAAGCGGCATTCATGGTTGAACTGAGCGGGCTGTTGTTGGTGGTCGTGGTCTTGGCGCTGCTGTTTGATTTTTCAAACGGCTGGCACGACAGCGCAAATGCCATTGCGACCGTGGTCTCCACTCGCGTGGTGAGTCCATCCACGGCGGTGCTGGTGGCCGGTGTGCTCAATGTCGCCGGCGCCTTCATGTCGACCGCTGTGGCCAAGATGGTCGGGACTGGGATTGTCGATCCACAGTCGGTGACTCAGGCGGTCGTGGCCTCGGCCTTGGCCGGGGCGATCATCTGGAATTTTGTGACCCTGCTGCTGGGGCTTCCGACCAGCTCGTCGCATGCGCTCATCGGGGGGTTGGTCGGTGCCGCGCTCACCCACGGAGGCACGGCAGCCGTCAAGTTCTCGGGTCTGCGCTCGGTACTTGAAGCAATGGTGTTGTCGCCGTTTTTTGGGTTCGCCATCGGGCTGGTGTTGATGGTCGCCCTGAGTTGGATGTTTTTTCGGGTGCCGCGCGCCTTGGCCTTGCGGCTGTTCTCACGGATGCAGTTAGTTTCCGCCAGCTTTATGGCATTCAGTCATGGGGCGAACGACGCGCAGAAAGCCATGGGCATCATCACCCTCGCGCTAGTCTCGGCTGGAGCGATTCCGACGGCTGAGGTGCCGACCTGGGTCATTGGCTCGTGCGCCCTGGCGATGGGGCTCGGCACGGCGGTGGGCGGGTGGCGAATCGTACGAACCCTGGGCATGCGGATCGTCAAACTGGAGCCTGTCCATGGGTTCGCCGCTGAAACCGGGGCGGCGATTGTGCTGCTGGCGACGGCTCATATCGGTTTGCCGGTCAGCACGACCCACACGATCACCTCCACCGTCATGGGTGTCGGGGCGGTCAAGCGGCTCTCGGCCGTGCGCTGGGGCGTGACCAGGCGGATCCTATCGGCCTGGCTTTTTACCTTGCCGGGTGCGGCGTTGCTCTCGACTATCTGCTACCTATTGCTGTCGAAACTCCAGTAGTTGATTCCTGCGCAAGGAGGGGGAGGTGGACCATGAACCTGCTGCCCCTGGGCCTATTGCCTTCCACCCAGACCTGTCCGCCGTGGGCTTCGACGATGTGCTTCACGATGGCGAGGCCGAGTCCCGTGCCGCCCAGTTCGCGCGAGCGGGCTTTGTCCACTCGGTAGAATCGCTCAAACACTCGCGGTCGGTCCGCTTCAGGAATCCCGATGCCGGAGTCGGCGACGACGATCTCGATCATCGCGCGGGGTGAGGTTGTCCGGCTCTGTGCGGCGGGGCGGATCGTCATGGAGATCTGTCCCTGGTCCGGAGTGTATTTTACCGCGTTTTCGAGCAGATTGATGAACACCTGGGCGAGCCGTTCCTCATCACCCGTAATCACCCCATACTCGTCCGTGAGTGACAGCTCGATCGTGTGATGTTTCTTGTCTGCCAATGGTTTGATGACCGCCACCGTCCGTTCCAATAATGCGCGTAAGTCCACCGGCTCATGGCGGAAGAGTACCTGCCCGGACTCGATTTGGGACAACTGGAGGAGGTCATCCAGGATCAGATTGAGCCGGTTGCTCTGGCGCATGATGATTTCCAGGAAGGCCGTCGCCGTCGTCGGCTCGTCTTTGCCTCCATCCAGCAGCGCCTCGACATAGCCCTTGATGGAGGTCAACGGCGTGCGCAGTTCGTGTGAGACGTTAGCGACGAAATCTTTGCGGATGTTCTCCAGCCTACGCAGCTCAGTAATGTCATGAAACACAAACACGGCGCAGGCTTCTTGCTCGCGGTGACCTCCGGCAATCGATGCTTCGACTCGCAGGCATCGTCCGCTGGGCGAGAGGGTCATTTCGCCGCCTTGGCCGGAGCGGGTCTGCAGCACGAAGGAGACGATCGCGGTCAGTCCTTCGTGCCGGATGAGTTCGGCATAGTGTCGGCCCCGTGATTCCGTCAGTCCCAGAGAGAACATCCGTTCCAGCGCCGGATTCACCTGGACGACCGTGCCGCGATAATCCAGCACCATCACGCCTTCGACCATGGCGATGAGCATGGCCAACAGTTGTGCGCGGTCGTCCGATACTTCCTTGATTTTGGTCTCCAGCTGGTCGGTCATCTGGTTGAGGGTCTCCGCGAGCAGGCCGACTTCATCCGTCGAGGAGACCAGCAGGCGGACGCCGGGCGTCCCGCCGGCCAGCTGGCGGGCGGCGGCGGCCATTTCAGAGAGCGGCCTCGTGAGATTGCGCGACACCCACAGACTGAGGGCCATGGCCAACAGGAATGCCGCACCAAAGGCGGTCAGCAAGTCTTGCTGGATGTGCCGTACGCGCTCATCGATCGCGGTCAGCGGAAGTCCGAGTCTGATAACCGGCATGTCAGGATGTGCGGGCGAGTCGGGCGTCAGGAGACGGGCGACATAATAGGTGCGTTCCCCCGTGGTCTGGCTGGCGCGGATATCCATTCCACGTTCCGAGGCGAGCGCCTGTGCCACTTCGGGGCGGGAGAGGTGGTTTTCAACGTGAGTCAGCCCTTCGGCAGGGACTGCGCTGTCGGATAACACGGTGCCGTCTTTCCGGATCACGGTAATACGAAGGTGGGCCTGTTGGCTTAGTGCACGGACGGTAGCGTGGAGCAGGGCGATTTGGCTGGTCGATCCAGACTGATCAAACAGGGGTCTGAGTGTCATCGCCGCCAAGCCGCTGCTGGTCTC from Nitrospira sp. encodes:
- a CDS encoding beta-ketoacyl-ACP synthase III; translated protein: MLQAFSKGVLSGNPVKRSRIVGTGSYVPSRVVDNEEVAAPLGLDPGQIVALTGIRTRHWVAQSQASSDLAVVAGQRACEAAGVTSASVDAILVSTTSPDSAFPSTACHVQRALGARPVMAFDLSASCSGFLYGLSMADVMIRSGQIRSCLVIAAEVKSRVLDLRDKDTAMLFGDGAGAVLVVEDASARPDAPGILGVRLYADGSGHGLITIPAGGSRKPGGVETLRANEHVLRMRGSAVFRSAVRCLEQAILDILKEFGLAAGDVTRVIAHQANARILEQLRRRLGLSQEAVYSVIEQFGNTSSASLPIALDHAVRAQRLKAGDLVLLGAFGGGLTWATGVVRW
- a CDS encoding DUF47 family protein, translating into MFGLIPREEAFFDLFKNAAHNMIEGSRLLKDMTEDFRNPVEKAKRIKDVEHIGDGITHDIARKLNQTFITPIDREDIHDLASALDDILDVVEAIADRFVLYKVTAPTESAIRLANVLYQAAVEVGATVDLLGKSHQAVTECSVRVNSLENEADRISRDAISLLFEKETDPIVVIKWKEIYENFEAGTDRCEDVANILERIALKHT
- a CDS encoding inorganic phosphate transporter, which codes for MVELSGLLLVVVVLALLFDFSNGWHDSANAIATVVSTRVVSPSTAVLVAGVLNVAGAFMSTAVAKMVGTGIVDPQSVTQAVVASALAGAIIWNFVTLLLGLPTSSSHALIGGLVGAALTHGGTAAVKFSGLRSVLEAMVLSPFFGFAIGLVLMVALSWMFFRVPRALALRLFSRMQLVSASFMAFSHGANDAQKAMGIITLALVSAGAIPTAEVPTWVIGSCALAMGLGTAVGGWRIVRTLGMRIVKLEPVHGFAAETGAAIVLLATAHIGLPVSTTHTITSTVMGVGAVKRLSAVRWGVTRRILSAWLFTLPGAALLSTICYLLLSKLQ
- a CDS encoding ATP-binding protein, producing MNLGIRWKVALGTLAAVFVGLAVAGWLVIRSVEQTELSRMAETLETSSGLAAMTLRPLFDQSGSTSQIALLHATVRALSQQAHLRITVIRKDGTVLSDSAVPAEGLTHVENHLSRPEVAQALASERGMDIRASQTTGERTYYVARLLTPDSPAHPDMPVIRLGLPLTAIDERVRHIQQDLLTAFGAAFLLAMALSLWVSRNLTRPLSEMAAAARQLAGGTPGVRLLVSSTDEVGLLAETLNQMTDQLETKIKEVSDDRAQLLAMLIAMVEGVMVLDYRGTVVQVNPALERMFSLGLTESRGRHYAELIRHEGLTAIVSFVLQTRSGQGGEMTLSPSGRCLRVEASIAGGHREQEACAVFVFHDITELRRLENIRKDFVANVSHELRTPLTSIKGYVEALLDGGKDEPTTATAFLEIIMRQSNRLNLILDDLLQLSQIESGQVLFRHEPVDLRALLERTVAVIKPLADKKHHTIELSLTDEYGVITGDEERLAQVFINLLENAVKYTPDQGQISMTIRPAAQSRTTSPRAMIEIVVADSGIGIPEADRPRVFERFYRVDKARSRELGGTGLGLAIVKHIVEAHGGQVWVEGNRPRGSRFMVHLPLLAQESTTGVSTAIGSR